The Christiangramia flava JLT2011 genome has a segment encoding these proteins:
- a CDS encoding branched-chain amino acid aminotransferase, with product MLDIQKADTSKIDQVDFNNLVFGQVFTDHMFECDYKNGSWQTPVIKPYGNLSMPPSARVFHYGQAVFEGMKAYKDQDDQIWLFRPEENFNRINKSSERLAIPEFPKEYFFEGLETLLKMDSAWIQKGFGNSLYIRPFVMATEAGVSASPAGEYKFMIICSPAQAYYSGEVRVKFSEKFSRAADGGVGYAKAAGNYGAQFYPTNLAKEEGFQQIVWTDASTHEYLEEAGTMNVFFRIGDKLVTAPTSDRILDGVTRKSVITLAEDHHIDVEVRRVSVQEILDAAKSGELKEMFGSGTATVINPILGFGFKGEKYELPKIEDSYAKFFKDTLMKIQYNEAEDKFGWRHQVK from the coding sequence ATGTTAGACATACAGAAAGCAGACACTTCAAAGATCGATCAGGTAGATTTCAATAATCTGGTTTTTGGCCAGGTTTTTACCGATCATATGTTTGAGTGCGATTATAAAAACGGAAGCTGGCAGACTCCGGTGATCAAACCTTACGGTAATTTAAGCATGCCACCCTCAGCACGCGTATTTCATTACGGGCAGGCGGTTTTTGAAGGCATGAAGGCATATAAAGATCAGGATGATCAAATCTGGTTGTTCAGGCCGGAAGAAAATTTCAACCGTATCAATAAATCCAGTGAACGTCTTGCTATTCCTGAGTTCCCCAAGGAATATTTCTTTGAAGGTCTGGAAACACTTCTGAAAATGGACAGCGCCTGGATCCAGAAAGGCTTCGGGAACAGTTTATACATCAGGCCGTTTGTCATGGCTACGGAAGCAGGTGTTTCAGCATCTCCGGCCGGTGAATATAAATTCATGATTATTTGCTCGCCTGCTCAGGCTTATTACAGCGGTGAGGTTCGGGTGAAGTTTTCAGAAAAATTCAGCAGGGCTGCCGATGGTGGTGTGGGATATGCCAAAGCGGCCGGAAATTACGGGGCGCAGTTCTACCCTACCAATCTTGCCAAAGAAGAAGGTTTCCAGCAGATTGTCTGGACAGATGCTTCTACCCACGAATACCTGGAAGAAGCGGGTACAATGAACGTTTTCTTCAGAATTGGAGATAAACTGGTTACCGCGCCTACCAGCGACCGGATTCTGGATGGAGTGACCCGTAAAAGTGTCATCACCCTGGCTGAAGATCATCATATTGACGTGGAAGTTCGCCGGGTAAGCGTTCAGGAAATACTGGATGCCGCCAAAAGCGGAGAATTGAAGGAAATGTTTGGTTCCGGAACCGCTACGGTGATCAATCCAATTCTTGGCTTCGGATTTAAAGGTGAAAAATACGAATTGCCAAAGATCGAAGATTCCTATGCAAAGTTCTTTAAGGATACGCTGATGAAAATTCAGTATAACGAGGCGGAAGACAAATTTGGCTGGCGCCACCAGGTAAAATAA
- a CDS encoding ABC transporter ATP-binding protein has product MENLLVAENIYKRFGDFTALNNVSINIPKQSIFGLLGPNGAGKTTFLRIINQITMPDEGRVFLDGKPLHPNDIVHIGYLPEERGLYKSMKVGEQAMYLARLKGLSRSEAKERLEYWFKRLGIEGWWNKKIQELSKGMAQKVQFVITVLHRPKLLIFDEPFSGFDPVNANIIRDEILQLKEEGATIVFSTHRMESVEELCDYIALIHKSNKLLDGKVIDIKKAYKSNTFEVGLSTPQEEILRQELQEKFDIGPASFKSINDDLKLRIHLPETHSSNDLIQYLASRAQINHFVEVIPSVHDIFIKTVTQNA; this is encoded by the coding sequence ATGGAAAATCTTTTGGTTGCAGAAAATATCTATAAGAGATTTGGAGATTTTACTGCACTCAACAACGTTTCAATCAATATTCCGAAGCAGAGTATCTTCGGACTTTTAGGCCCAAACGGAGCCGGTAAAACCACTTTCCTCAGAATCATTAACCAGATCACCATGCCAGACGAAGGCCGGGTCTTTCTGGATGGAAAGCCGCTTCATCCTAACGATATTGTGCATATTGGCTACCTGCCGGAAGAGCGCGGGTTGTATAAATCCATGAAAGTTGGGGAGCAGGCCATGTACCTGGCACGATTAAAAGGTTTGAGCCGCAGTGAAGCTAAAGAGAGGCTCGAATACTGGTTTAAACGGCTGGGTATCGAAGGCTGGTGGAACAAAAAGATACAGGAGCTTTCCAAAGGAATGGCGCAGAAAGTACAATTTGTCATTACAGTACTGCACCGCCCAAAATTGTTGATTTTCGATGAGCCTTTCAGTGGGTTTGATCCTGTGAATGCGAATATCATTCGGGATGAAATCCTTCAGTTGAAAGAAGAAGGTGCGACCATTGTTTTTTCCACTCACCGTATGGAAAGCGTGGAGGAACTCTGTGATTATATCGCACTGATTCACAAATCGAATAAATTACTGGACGGGAAGGTGATCGATATCAAGAAAGCATATAAATCGAACACCTTTGAAGTTGGTTTGTCTACTCCGCAGGAAGAAATTTTGCGACAGGAACTTCAGGAGAAATTTGACATCGGTCCTGCTAGTTTCAAGAGTATCAACGACGATCTGAAACTTCGAATCCATCTCCCTGAAACACATTCTTCCAACGACCTGATCCAGTACCTGGCAAGTCGAGCGCAGATCAATCATTTTGTGGAAGTGATCCCATCGGTTCACGATATTTTCATTAAAACCGTTACCCAGAATGCGTAA
- a CDS encoding SRPBCC family protein, with the protein MKILKYLFFLILIFIIGASIYIATKKSDFVVERTRTFHAPQELVYSEVNDYTTWRNWLPWAKSSGDMIIEYGEKTSGEGGSFSWRSDEIGEGDMKTIKANPYSEILQQLRIKTSLGQSVSEVYWEFEKQKDSTLITWGMRGEQSFMEKLAFIFHDQSVAEMMSPKFEEGLDNLENQIREKMQSYSINVDGITQHSGGYYMYMATASRITQVQDKIEAIFSDVNTYMEENSIERSGKPFVLYNQWNENQGTAIYSAGYFTPAQIITPEDSPILSGFLPAQRVLKTTLKGDYSNLKEAWAAAYTYIDENGLIVDEESQAFEVYLTGPNDNANPAKWVTQLYIPLQPEDTQEND; encoded by the coding sequence ATGAAGATCTTAAAATACCTCTTCTTCCTTATACTGATTTTTATTATTGGTGCTTCTATCTACATCGCCACGAAAAAAAGTGATTTTGTGGTAGAACGTACCCGTACGTTCCACGCCCCGCAGGAACTCGTTTATTCTGAAGTAAACGATTATACGACCTGGAGAAACTGGCTGCCGTGGGCGAAAAGTTCTGGTGACATGATCATTGAATATGGGGAAAAGACCAGCGGCGAGGGAGGTTCATTTTCGTGGCGTAGCGATGAGATTGGTGAAGGCGACATGAAAACCATCAAAGCGAATCCTTATTCTGAAATCCTTCAGCAGCTTCGGATCAAAACCTCTTTAGGTCAATCGGTTTCTGAAGTTTACTGGGAATTCGAAAAGCAGAAAGACAGCACGCTCATTACCTGGGGCATGCGGGGTGAGCAGAGTTTTATGGAGAAATTGGCCTTTATATTCCACGATCAGTCGGTCGCGGAAATGATGAGCCCAAAATTTGAGGAAGGCCTGGATAATCTGGAAAACCAGATCAGGGAAAAAATGCAAAGTTACAGTATCAATGTAGACGGGATCACGCAGCACAGCGGGGGTTATTATATGTATATGGCAACGGCCAGCAGGATCACGCAGGTGCAGGATAAAATTGAGGCGATCTTCAGCGATGTCAACACCTATATGGAGGAAAATTCTATCGAAAGAAGCGGCAAACCTTTCGTTCTCTATAATCAATGGAATGAAAACCAGGGAACAGCGATCTATTCCGCAGGATATTTTACACCGGCCCAGATCATCACCCCTGAAGACAGCCCAATTCTTAGCGGCTTCCTCCCAGCACAGCGGGTACTCAAAACAACCCTGAAAGGCGATTACAGCAATTTAAAGGAGGCCTGGGCAGCTGCTTATACTTATATTGATGAAAACGGACTTATCGTAGACGAGGAGTCGCAGGCTTTTGAGGTATACCTAACAGGACCTAATGACAATGCGAACCCGGCAAAGTGGGTGACGCAATTATATATCCCATTGCAACCAGAAGACACCCAGGAAAATGATTAA
- a CDS encoding ammonium transporter, whose translation MEANAVLDLMWIVVCGILVFFMQAGFTLVEVGFTRAKNTANIIMKNLMDLAIGSLGFWIIGYTIMYGDDIGTFIGSPSLFYTVREDMHNLFFQTVFCATAATIVSGAIAERTKFSTYLIFSLLMTVLIYPISGHWVWQGDGWLTNLGFIDFAGSTVVHSVGGWAALVAAALVGPRIGKYTNGKSNAIPGHNMLYGALGVFILWLGWFGFNPGSELAISGDSAYNVAGIVITTNLAAAAGAVVSLFLTWIRYGKADISMTLNGALAGLVGITAGCAAVSPMGAFIIGIISGIVVVFSIEFIDKVLKVDDPVGAISVHGVVGAVGTLCVGLFATDGGLFYGGGFKQLGVQAIGVLGIGAWAMIATFIVLFILKKTIGLRVSEHEELEGLDRTEHGVDSYPEFGNDK comes from the coding sequence ATGGAAGCAAACGCTGTTTTAGATTTAATGTGGATCGTTGTATGCGGAATTTTAGTATTCTTCATGCAGGCTGGTTTCACGCTGGTGGAAGTAGGATTCACAAGAGCCAAAAACACTGCAAATATTATTATGAAAAACCTGATGGACCTTGCCATTGGCTCATTAGGATTCTGGATCATTGGGTACACCATTATGTATGGTGACGATATAGGCACTTTTATTGGCAGCCCCAGTCTGTTTTACACGGTGAGAGAAGATATGCATAACCTGTTCTTTCAAACGGTTTTCTGCGCCACGGCGGCCACTATCGTTTCCGGAGCTATTGCTGAAAGAACCAAATTCTCTACCTATCTTATTTTCTCCTTATTAATGACCGTACTTATTTATCCTATTTCAGGTCACTGGGTATGGCAGGGAGACGGCTGGTTAACCAACTTAGGATTTATCGATTTCGCCGGTTCCACCGTGGTACACTCTGTGGGTGGCTGGGCTGCCCTGGTAGCCGCGGCGCTGGTAGGCCCCAGAATTGGCAAATACACCAACGGAAAATCCAATGCCATTCCGGGACATAACATGCTCTACGGTGCGCTGGGGGTTTTCATCCTTTGGCTGGGATGGTTCGGTTTTAACCCGGGATCAGAACTGGCTATTTCAGGAGATAGTGCCTACAATGTAGCTGGGATTGTCATAACCACCAATCTCGCTGCCGCTGCCGGAGCCGTAGTTTCTTTATTCCTTACCTGGATTCGCTACGGAAAAGCCGATATCTCCATGACCCTGAACGGTGCGCTCGCCGGACTGGTGGGGATTACTGCCGGTTGTGCCGCGGTAAGCCCAATGGGAGCTTTTATCATCGGGATCATTTCCGGAATCGTAGTAGTCTTCTCTATTGAATTCATCGATAAAGTTTTAAAGGTCGATGACCCTGTGGGAGCGATTTCAGTTCATGGAGTGGTTGGAGCCGTTGGAACTCTTTGTGTGGGACTTTTCGCAACAGATGGCGGTCTGTTCTACGGAGGCGGTTTCAAACAATTAGGAGTTCAGGCTATTGGCGTTCTAGGTATCGGAGCCTGGGCGATGATCGCCACATTTATCGTATTGTTTATCCTGAAAAAGACTATCGGTCTTCGTGTAAGCGAGCATGAAGAACTGGAAGGACTTGACAGAACCGAACATGGTGTGGATTCATACCCTGAATTTGGTAACGATAAATAA
- the dnaJ gene encoding molecular chaperone DnaJ, with the protein MKEDYYEILGVSKNASAAEIKKAYRKMALKYHPDKNPGDAKAEDMFKKSAEAYEVLGNEQKRAKYDRFGHQAFEGGGFGGGGGMNMEDIFSQFGDIFGGGFGGGFSGFGGFGGGQRRAKGSNLRIRVSLTLEEIANGAEKKIKVKRKVQAPGTTYKTCSTCNGTGQVTRVTNTILGRMQTASPCTTCSGSGQIIDKKPDNADAQGLIQKEETVSIKIPAGVEDGMQLKVSGKGNEAPGNGIPGDLLVAIEEKEHPSLQREGDNLHYDLYISYSEAALGTSKEIDTVTGKVRIKIEEGVQSGKILRLRGKGISSLNGYGKGDLLVHVNVWTPKTLSKEQKEFFEKMANDENFQPNPEKSDKSFFEKVKDMFS; encoded by the coding sequence ATGAAAGAAGATTATTACGAAATATTAGGTGTAAGTAAGAACGCTTCAGCGGCTGAAATTAAAAAGGCGTATCGCAAGATGGCTTTGAAATATCACCCGGATAAAAATCCAGGAGATGCCAAAGCCGAGGATATGTTTAAAAAATCTGCGGAAGCTTATGAAGTTTTAGGAAACGAGCAGAAACGAGCCAAATATGATCGTTTTGGTCATCAGGCCTTTGAAGGCGGTGGCTTCGGCGGTGGCGGAGGTATGAATATGGAAGATATCTTCAGCCAGTTTGGTGATATTTTTGGCGGCGGCTTTGGTGGCGGCTTCTCCGGTTTTGGAGGATTTGGCGGTGGCCAGCGTCGTGCAAAAGGTAGCAATCTGCGCATTCGTGTAAGTCTTACGCTGGAAGAAATTGCCAATGGTGCCGAGAAAAAGATCAAAGTAAAGAGAAAGGTACAGGCTCCGGGTACCACTTACAAAACCTGTTCTACCTGTAACGGTACCGGGCAGGTAACCCGTGTCACCAATACTATTTTAGGGCGAATGCAAACTGCCTCGCCATGTACCACGTGTAGCGGTTCCGGGCAGATTATTGATAAAAAGCCGGATAATGCCGATGCTCAGGGGCTAATTCAGAAAGAAGAAACCGTTTCGATCAAGATCCCTGCTGGAGTAGAAGATGGCATGCAGCTTAAAGTTTCCGGAAAAGGAAACGAAGCTCCCGGAAACGGGATTCCGGGAGATCTGCTGGTGGCGATCGAGGAAAAAGAACATCCAAGCCTTCAAAGAGAAGGTGATAACCTGCACTATGATCTGTACATCAGCTATTCTGAGGCAGCGCTGGGGACTTCCAAAGAAATTGATACCGTGACCGGAAAGGTGCGCATCAAGATCGAAGAAGGTGTACAGTCAGGTAAAATACTGCGTTTGAGAGGAAAGGGAATTTCCAGTTTGAACGGATATGGAAAAGGAGATTTATTGGTGCACGTCAATGTTTGGACACCAAAAACACTTTCAAAAGAACAAAAAGAATTTTTCGAGAAAATGGCTAATGACGAGAACTTTCAGCCGAATCCGGAGAAAAGTGACAAATCGTTCTTTGAAAAAGTTAAAGATATGTTTTCTTAA
- a CDS encoding nucleoside triphosphate pyrophosphohydrolase family protein, translated as MKKSIAAVKEFHSAFGLGIKEIPTADLGTAKNKLRFELMKEENEEYLEAANNNDLEEVADALGDMLYILCGTIIEHGMQHKIEEVFEEIQSSNMSKLGADGKPIYREDGKVLKGPNYFKPNIRKVLQR; from the coding sequence ATGAAGAAAAGCATCGCCGCCGTCAAAGAATTTCACTCGGCTTTTGGGTTGGGCATAAAAGAAATTCCAACCGCAGATCTGGGAACCGCCAAAAATAAGCTCCGTTTTGAGCTCATGAAGGAAGAAAATGAAGAATACCTGGAAGCCGCTAATAACAATGATCTGGAAGAAGTGGCAGATGCGCTCGGAGATATGTTGTATATCTTATGCGGAACGATCATTGAGCACGGTATGCAGCATAAAATCGAAGAAGTTTTTGAGGAAATTCAGTCCAGCAATATGAGCAAACTCGGGGCAGATGGGAAACCGATCTATCGCGAAGACGGCAAAGTTTTGAAGGGCCCCAATTATTTTAAACCGAATATCAGGAAAGTGCTGCAGCGTTGA
- a CDS encoding DUF4920 domain-containing protein, whose amino-acid sequence MRKLLFLGLGLLSLVSCKENTSEKASEADLAAHYESFGAKLEKEGFKNPKEMEELYSGLKKGDTVEVKFQAPVNSVCKMKGCWMVLDLPGEEDPRVTFKDYGFFVPKDIEGREVIVSGKAFLKETSVEDQKHFAKDGGSSEEEIAAITEVSTQPAFIADGVLLKK is encoded by the coding sequence ATGAGAAAATTACTGTTTTTAGGTCTGGGTTTGTTGAGCCTGGTTTCCTGTAAAGAAAATACTTCGGAAAAAGCTTCGGAAGCTGATCTTGCTGCACATTACGAGTCTTTTGGAGCGAAATTGGAAAAAGAAGGATTTAAAAATCCGAAGGAAATGGAAGAGCTTTATTCCGGTTTGAAAAAAGGAGATACCGTGGAAGTAAAATTCCAGGCACCGGTGAATAGCGTTTGTAAAATGAAAGGTTGCTGGATGGTACTGGACCTGCCTGGCGAAGAAGATCCCCGTGTCACTTTTAAAGATTACGGGTTTTTTGTGCCGAAAGACATCGAAGGCCGGGAAGTGATCGTTTCCGGAAAGGCTTTTCTGAAAGAAACTTCGGTAGAAGATCAAAAGCATTTTGCAAAAGATGGCGGAAGCAGTGAAGAGGAGATCGCCGCAATTACTGAAGTCTCTACCCAGCCTGCCTTCATTGCAGACGGGGTTTTGCTGAAAAAATAA
- a CDS encoding YceI family protein: MKKIVLNALLVSAVAFTACKNDKSNETQPEDAQEVAMASEEQGTTFSVDSSATVIEWEGEKPTGSHMGTIKVSEGNFTVNDSAVLSGNFTIDMNSIEVTDLEGDQKANLEAHLKGTVDEKQDDFFNVKKFPTAKFEVTGTSKSEDGKTLLEGNLTIREETKNISFPVSISQEGDMMTLTSEEFTIDRTKWNVNYGSKSVFEGLKDNFVYDDIQLKIDLKAKKA, translated from the coding sequence ATGAAAAAAATTGTTTTGAACGCGCTATTGGTTAGCGCCGTGGCATTTACAGCCTGTAAGAACGATAAATCGAATGAAACCCAGCCAGAAGATGCTCAGGAAGTAGCAATGGCTTCAGAAGAGCAGGGAACTACTTTTAGCGTAGATTCTTCAGCCACAGTTATCGAATGGGAAGGTGAAAAACCTACGGGAAGCCACATGGGAACGATCAAAGTTTCTGAAGGGAACTTTACCGTAAACGATTCAGCAGTTCTTAGCGGAAACTTTACTATTGACATGAACAGCATCGAGGTGACCGATCTTGAAGGAGATCAGAAAGCGAATCTTGAAGCTCACCTTAAAGGTACTGTTGATGAAAAACAAGATGATTTCTTTAATGTAAAGAAATTCCCTACTGCTAAATTTGAAGTGACCGGAACTTCTAAAAGTGAAGATGGGAAGACCTTACTAGAAGGTAACCTGACCATTAGAGAAGAAACCAAGAATATCTCATTCCCGGTAAGCATTTCTCAGGAAGGTGATATGATGACTCTTACGAGTGAGGAGTTCACTATAGACCGTACAAAATGGAATGTGAATTACGGATCAAAATCAGTATTCGAAGGTCTTAAAGATAACTTTGTTTATGACGACATTCAGCTAAAGATCGATCTGAAAGCTAAAAAAGCATAA
- the mnmD gene encoding tRNA (5-methylaminomethyl-2-thiouridine)(34)-methyltransferase MnmD, whose amino-acid sequence MERKFLVTGDGSVTIHLPEWNEQYHSKHGAVQEAEHVFLQAGLDFYLEQTNRKMPVHILEIGFGTGLNAFLSLVKAAAEEIGIVYTGVEAYPVRLEEITQLNYPKIAKAEAFSEAFEKMHGVAWEQLHEIRPGFTLKKQQKKFSSIKDEQAYDLIYFDAFGARVQPELWTEEIFQLMFQSLKEYGVLVTYAAKGSVRRAMLAAGFQVEKLPGPPGKREMLRAVKIPGKAS is encoded by the coding sequence TTGGAAAGAAAATTTTTAGTGACCGGCGATGGATCGGTAACCATACATTTACCAGAATGGAACGAGCAGTATCACTCCAAACATGGAGCGGTACAGGAGGCTGAGCATGTTTTTCTTCAAGCAGGTCTGGATTTTTACCTGGAACAAACCAACCGGAAAATGCCGGTGCATATCCTGGAAATTGGCTTCGGAACAGGGCTTAACGCATTCCTGAGCCTCGTTAAAGCAGCTGCGGAAGAAATCGGCATCGTCTATACCGGGGTGGAAGCCTATCCTGTAAGATTGGAGGAGATCACCCAGCTCAATTACCCGAAAATTGCCAAAGCGGAAGCTTTTTCTGAAGCATTTGAAAAAATGCACGGGGTAGCTTGGGAGCAACTTCACGAAATAAGACCTGGTTTCACTCTAAAAAAACAACAGAAGAAATTCAGCAGTATTAAAGATGAACAGGCTTACGACTTGATCTATTTTGATGCATTTGGCGCACGTGTTCAACCAGAACTATGGACAGAGGAAATTTTTCAGCTGATGTTCCAGTCGTTAAAAGAATACGGAGTGCTCGTGACCTACGCGGCGAAAGGAAGCGTTCGGCGGGCCATGCTGGCGGCAGGCTTTCAGGTGGAGAAACTTCCTGGCCCTCCTGGGAAAAGGGAAATGTTAAGGGCTGTTAAAATTCCGGGAAAAGCCAGTTAA
- a CDS encoding nucleotide exchange factor GrpE: MSRKENNAQHNKEVKDQVEENLNDAIEEVEQLDDQENEQAEESAEASQEEKLKQDLEKEKDKFLRLFAEFENYKRRTSKERLELFKTANQEVLTAMLPVMDDFDRAMNELKKSADKDLLQGVGLIHNKLRETLKNKGLERMTVEQGDAFDSEIHEAVTQIPAPSDKLKGKIVDVIEPGYKLGERIIRYPKVVTGQ; encoded by the coding sequence ATGAGTCGAAAAGAAAATAACGCACAGCACAATAAAGAAGTGAAAGATCAGGTGGAAGAAAACCTGAATGATGCCATTGAAGAAGTGGAGCAGCTTGATGATCAGGAAAATGAGCAGGCTGAAGAATCTGCAGAAGCCAGCCAGGAAGAAAAACTGAAGCAGGATCTGGAAAAGGAAAAGGACAAATTTCTTCGTCTTTTTGCGGAATTTGAGAATTACAAACGCCGAACTTCTAAAGAGCGTTTGGAACTGTTCAAAACTGCCAATCAGGAAGTACTGACAGCTATGCTGCCGGTAATGGATGATTTTGACAGGGCTATGAATGAATTGAAGAAATCAGCCGACAAGGATTTGCTGCAGGGAGTAGGGCTTATTCACAACAAATTACGCGAAACTCTTAAAAATAAAGGTTTAGAGCGTATGACCGTAGAGCAGGGAGATGCCTTTGATTCAGAAATTCACGAGGCCGTCACGCAAATTCCAGCTCCTTCAGATAAATTGAAAGGCAAGATCGTAGACGTCATTGAGCCTGGTTATAAGCTTGGAGAACGTATTATTCGTTACCCGAAAGTGGTTACCGGCCAGTAA
- a CDS encoding TIGR01777 family oxidoreductase: MRVLITGATGMVGSRLSDLCLEKGMEVHYLTTGKSKIQKKENYKGFYWNPDAGEIEAGCLEGVNTIVHLAGASIAEPWTSSYKKQIIKSRVATANLLFETLEKQENEVENFISASAIGVYPSSLQKLYFEDDAAVADNFVGEVVRKWEAAADQFEKIGLDVAKIRIGLVLAEEGGMLEKIKKPISLNMGAALGSGKQWQSWIHVEDLAGIFLFAIQNHLSGTFNAVAPNPVTNKELTKELAKQMGKSIWLPNVPKFALKTLLGEMSQIVLSSQLVSCKKIDSAGYNFKYHQLSRALADLTD, translated from the coding sequence ATGCGGGTATTGATTACAGGAGCTACCGGTATGGTTGGGTCGAGGCTCTCCGATTTATGCCTAGAAAAAGGGATGGAGGTCCATTACCTAACGACCGGTAAATCGAAGATTCAGAAGAAGGAAAATTACAAAGGTTTTTACTGGAATCCTGACGCTGGGGAAATCGAGGCTGGATGCCTTGAAGGCGTCAATACGATTGTGCACCTTGCCGGGGCGAGTATCGCCGAGCCATGGACGTCTTCTTACAAGAAACAGATCATTAAAAGTAGGGTGGCAACCGCTAACCTTCTTTTCGAAACACTGGAAAAACAGGAAAACGAGGTAGAGAATTTCATTTCTGCCAGTGCTATTGGTGTCTATCCCAGTTCCCTTCAAAAATTATATTTTGAAGATGATGCGGCAGTAGCCGATAATTTTGTGGGAGAAGTGGTGCGAAAATGGGAGGCAGCGGCAGACCAATTTGAAAAGATTGGCCTGGATGTCGCTAAAATCAGGATCGGGCTCGTCCTGGCCGAAGAAGGCGGTATGCTGGAAAAGATCAAAAAACCGATCAGTCTCAATATGGGAGCGGCTCTGGGAAGTGGTAAGCAATGGCAGTCTTGGATACATGTAGAAGACCTCGCGGGAATTTTCCTTTTTGCCATTCAGAATCACCTGAGCGGGACTTTTAATGCGGTCGCGCCTAATCCCGTGACCAATAAAGAACTTACCAAAGAACTGGCGAAGCAAATGGGCAAAAGTATCTGGTTGCCAAATGTGCCAAAATTTGCACTGAAAACACTGCTGGGAGAAATGTCGCAGATTGTACTTTCCAGTCAGTTAGTAAGCTGTAAGAAAATAGACAGCGCTGGTTACAATTTCAAATATCACCAGCTTTCCAGGGCGCTGGCCGATCTGACAGATTAA
- a CDS encoding P-II family nitrogen regulator, with product MKKIEAIIRKSKFDAVKKALHETEVNFFSYWDVTGVGNEKRGHVYRGVSYSTSDIQRRYLSIVVSDEFVEKTVKVILETAYTGAVGDGKVFVLPVEEAYRIRTKEKGTASLN from the coding sequence ATGAAAAAAATTGAAGCTATCATTCGCAAGTCGAAGTTTGACGCGGTTAAAAAAGCACTTCATGAAACTGAAGTGAACTTTTTCAGTTACTGGGATGTCACCGGGGTGGGCAACGAAAAAAGGGGCCACGTATATCGCGGTGTTTCTTATAGCACCAGTGATATTCAACGCCGCTACCTTTCTATTGTCGTTTCTGACGAGTTCGTGGAAAAAACCGTAAAGGTGATTCTAGAAACCGCCTATACCGGCGCTGTTGGAGATGGTAAAGTTTTCGTCCTTCCCGTAGAGGAAGCGTACCGAATTCGCACCAAAGAGAAAGGTACAGCCTCGTTAAACTAA
- the crcB gene encoding fluoride efflux transporter CrcB, with amino-acid sequence MKNLLLVFIGGGLGSSLRYIVGKWLNPNALIPYGTFVANVLGSLLIGVILGWAIKNNALNNPVNLLIGVGFCGGFTTFSTFSFENYALLKSGDYLPFFVYFFSSLFFGMLAVFGGMLLSKQF; translated from the coding sequence ATTAAGAACTTATTATTGGTATTTATTGGTGGCGGCCTGGGCAGTTCGCTACGTTACATAGTGGGAAAATGGCTCAATCCCAATGCGCTGATTCCCTATGGCACCTTTGTGGCGAATGTACTGGGAAGTCTGCTAATAGGGGTCATTTTAGGATGGGCAATCAAGAACAATGCCCTGAACAATCCCGTAAACCTGTTAATAGGAGTAGGATTCTGTGGTGGCTTTACCACCTTCTCTACATTCTCTTTTGAAAATTATGCCCTGCTAAAATCGGGTGATTACCTTCCATTTTTTGTGTATTTCTTCAGCAGTTTATTCTTCGGAATGTTAGCCGTTTTTGGCGGAATGCTACTTTCCAAACAATTCTAG